A stretch of the Bradyrhizobium arachidis genome encodes the following:
- a CDS encoding aromatic ring-hydroxylating dioxygenase subunit alpha: MNAPKPFPLNAWYATAWSHEIARELTARTICGNNVVLYRRTDGVVAALEDACWHRLLPLSLGHLKGDDVMCGYHGLVFNSAGRCSYMPAQKTINPSACVRAYPVAERHRLVWLWPGDPALADPAKIPDFHWNDGKQWVGEGGTFYQLKCDYRLVIDNLMDLTHETYVHAGSIGDEAITAAPFEVTHTGNTATMTRWMIDIEPPPFWGRQLARPGRVDRWQIVTFQAPSVVVGDVGVALTDTGAPQGDRSQGVSGAFLAAISPETETTCHYFWNFVRNYRKDDAQLTSELQLAHVNGGAGVYDQDHRVLEAQQAAIDKNPRSPFYDLNIDAGALWARRLIDGMMADEQARVTADVAAE, from the coding sequence ATGAACGCACCCAAACCCTTTCCGCTCAATGCCTGGTATGCGACGGCCTGGTCTCACGAGATCGCCCGTGAGCTAACCGCCCGCACCATTTGCGGCAACAACGTCGTGCTCTACCGCCGTACTGATGGCGTCGTCGCGGCGCTGGAGGATGCCTGTTGGCACCGACTGCTGCCGTTATCGCTCGGACACCTCAAGGGCGACGACGTCATGTGTGGCTACCACGGCCTGGTCTTCAATTCGGCCGGCCGCTGCTCTTACATGCCCGCGCAGAAGACGATCAATCCGTCTGCCTGCGTGCGCGCCTATCCGGTGGCTGAGCGGCATCGTCTGGTCTGGCTGTGGCCCGGCGATCCAGCGCTGGCAGACCCTGCCAAAATTCCGGATTTTCACTGGAACGACGGTAAGCAATGGGTCGGCGAGGGCGGCACGTTCTATCAGCTGAAATGCGACTATCGCCTGGTGATCGATAACCTGATGGACCTTACGCACGAGACCTATGTGCACGCCGGCAGCATCGGCGACGAGGCGATCACGGCTGCGCCCTTCGAGGTGACCCATACGGGCAACACGGCGACGATGACGCGCTGGATGATCGATATCGAGCCGCCCCCGTTCTGGGGCCGCCAGCTCGCACGGCCTGGCCGTGTCGATCGCTGGCAGATCGTGACGTTCCAGGCGCCATCGGTGGTCGTCGGCGACGTAGGCGTGGCACTCACAGATACAGGCGCGCCGCAAGGCGACCGCTCGCAAGGCGTCAGCGGCGCGTTCTTGGCGGCGATCTCACCGGAAACTGAGACGACCTGCCACTATTTCTGGAATTTCGTCCGAAATTATCGGAAGGATGACGCGCAGTTGACGAGCGAGCTCCAGCTCGCCCATGTCAATGGTGGGGCAGGCGTCTACGATCAGGATCACCGAGTGTTGGAGGCGCAGCAGGCTGCCATCGACAAGAACCCGCGTTCGCCCTTTTACGATCTCAACATCGACGCGGGCGCGCTCTGGGCACGGCGGCTGATAGACGGAATGATGGCCGACGAACAGGCCCGCGTAACCGCGGACGTTGCGGCCGAGTGA
- a CDS encoding LysR family transcriptional regulator: MAKDRDPLAIDFAAIRTLRLVSELGSFSKAAEALGTNQSTISYTMDRLRAAFHDKLFVRQHGGIAPTPRCVEIVECASRLLEGFEGLMQPADFDPASASGRVTIACNYYERSIILPRTIAEIRRRAPRLVLEIKTARAKGMAFLKRGETDLLVGPYDVQDESFYHRHLLDDHYVCVMHRNHLLAGRRLRIDDYVKANHAVVTYGGAWRSGYLRGLDERGLSLNQVVTVPSISDLTHILPRTDLVSTVPSRIASSIAKSVVATSCPFPEPFQVGMTWTSRTHHSAAHRWLRQLMARIAGTLPYKAALAVPFGRSRGGVDAGA; encoded by the coding sequence ATGGCAAAGGATCGGGATCCGCTCGCGATTGATTTTGCCGCGATCCGTACCTTGCGCCTGGTGTCGGAACTCGGCTCGTTTTCGAAGGCCGCCGAAGCGCTTGGTACGAACCAATCGACGATCAGCTACACCATGGACAGGCTGCGCGCGGCGTTCCACGACAAGCTGTTCGTGCGCCAGCACGGCGGCATCGCGCCAACGCCTCGCTGCGTCGAGATCGTTGAGTGTGCCAGCCGCCTGCTTGAGGGCTTCGAGGGCCTAATGCAGCCGGCGGATTTCGATCCCGCAAGCGCGTCCGGGCGGGTCACGATCGCTTGCAACTATTACGAACGCTCGATCATTTTGCCGCGCACCATCGCCGAGATCAGGCGCCGAGCGCCGCGCCTGGTGCTGGAGATCAAGACGGCGCGCGCCAAGGGCATGGCGTTTCTCAAACGCGGCGAGACCGATCTTCTCGTTGGCCCCTACGACGTTCAGGACGAGAGCTTCTATCATCGCCATCTTCTGGATGACCACTATGTGTGCGTTATGCACCGCAACCATCTGCTCGCCGGCAGGAGGTTGCGTATCGACGACTACGTCAAGGCCAACCACGCCGTCGTCACCTATGGAGGCGCCTGGCGCTCAGGCTATCTCAGAGGGCTCGATGAACGCGGCCTGTCGCTCAACCAGGTGGTCACGGTGCCGAGCATCTCCGATCTGACCCACATTCTCCCCCGCACGGATCTGGTCTCGACGGTGCCAAGCCGCATCGCTTCGAGCATCGCCAAATCCGTCGTAGCAACGTCATGTCCTTTCCCCGAACCGTTTCAAGTCGGCATGACTTGGACGTCCCGGACGCACCATTCCGCCGCCCACCGGTGGCTAAGGCAACTCATGGCCCGAATTGCCGGCACTCTGCCGTACAAGGCGGCTCTCGCCGTGCCCTTCGGGCGCAGTCGCGGCGGCGTCGATGCCGGGGCTTGA
- a CDS encoding DUF2493 domain-containing protein, with protein MTEIDDPKFEPRHASSLTDHALAELQLFGFRPLQDEPDPRPLPETNAIIGAIADIFDALVSTLSDTRLEPDLEDLLWSAVNLFHRAAERIERELDANEQAQQRSQCEQNGSEVRSVELERLTAEGVTLIERRNAMEFFRDQAAESFEVHTGSPWRARSGSVVNHRNLTAAMIDSRDFLAARRRAETEVMLPAGPKIAFTGGLDFDDVKLVWDRLDKVHAKHPDMVLLHGGSPKGAELIASKWASNRNVPQIAFRPDWTKHAKAAPFKRNDAMLEVMPIGVMHFPGTGIQDNLVDKAKKLGIPVWKFGKGGA; from the coding sequence ATGACCGAAATCGACGATCCGAAATTCGAACCGCGCCATGCTTCATCTCTGACCGATCACGCTCTTGCCGAACTTCAACTGTTTGGCTTTCGTCCTTTGCAAGATGAACCCGATCCACGGCCGCTTCCCGAAACCAACGCAATCATCGGTGCCATCGCCGACATCTTCGATGCACTAGTCTCGACCCTGAGCGATACGCGCCTGGAGCCGGACCTTGAGGACTTGCTCTGGTCGGCCGTTAATCTCTTCCATCGCGCGGCGGAACGCATTGAACGCGAACTTGACGCCAATGAGCAAGCGCAGCAGAGGAGCCAATGCGAGCAGAACGGCTCGGAAGTACGATCCGTCGAACTCGAACGGCTCACCGCCGAAGGCGTTACACTCATCGAACGCCGCAACGCCATGGAGTTCTTTCGCGACCAGGCTGCCGAAAGTTTCGAAGTTCACACCGGCTCGCCCTGGCGGGCGCGCTCTGGTTCAGTCGTCAACCATCGTAACCTTACCGCCGCGATGATCGACAGCCGAGACTTTCTCGCCGCAAGGCGCAGGGCGGAGACCGAGGTGATGCTCCCTGCTGGCCCTAAGATCGCGTTCACCGGTGGGCTCGATTTCGACGACGTCAAGCTTGTCTGGGATAGGCTCGACAAGGTCCACGCAAAACACCCCGACATGGTTCTGCTGCACGGCGGCTCGCCGAAAGGCGCCGAATTGATTGCCTCAAAATGGGCCAGCAATCGCAATGTTCCGCAGATCGCCTTTAGGCCGGACTGGACAAAACATGCGAAGGCCGCACCATTCAAGCGCAACGACGCGATGCTCGAGGTCATGCCAATCGGAGTCATGCACTTCCCGGGCACAGGCATCCAGGACAACCTCGTCGATAAGGCCAAAAAGCTCGGCATCCCGGTCTGGAAGTTTGGCAAAGGCGGCGCGTGA
- a CDS encoding DUF736 domain-containing protein: MASIGSFRKVGNDFQGEIVTLSLQARGVRIVPEANRSNENAPSHRVYVGRAEIGAAWSKRSEEGRDYLSLKLDDPSFNAPIYANLFDDEAGEGYTLLWSRPRKTGE, translated from the coding sequence ATGGCTAGCATCGGTTCTTTCAGAAAGGTCGGCAACGATTTCCAGGGTGAGATCGTCACGCTGAGTCTGCAGGCCAGGGGCGTCCGCATCGTCCCTGAGGCCAACCGCTCAAACGAGAACGCTCCCAGCCACCGCGTCTATGTGGGCCGGGCGGAAATCGGGGCAGCCTGGTCCAAGCGCTCCGAGGAAGGCCGCGACTACCTCTCGCTCAAGCTCGATGACCCTTCGTTCAACGCGCCCATCTACGCGAACCTGTTCGACGATGAAGCCGGCGAAGGCTACACGCTGCTCTGGTCACGGCCGCGCAAGACCGGCGAGTAA
- a CDS encoding GNAT family N-acetyltransferase: protein METQDFPAVIGIADRVHLNYPEEEAVFAERQRLYPGGCFVLQAGPAEITGYIVSHPWHFKQPPALNVLLERLPDPASTFHVHDIALLPEARGNGVASHVVRKLITHAKEAGFPNISLVAVNYSTAFWERHGFRTLEDDALNKKLATYDEHAKYMVLGLV from the coding sequence ATGGAAACCCAAGATTTTCCGGCGGTTATCGGCATTGCCGACCGAGTGCACCTAAATTACCCCGAGGAGGAGGCGGTATTTGCGGAGCGACAGCGCCTCTATCCCGGCGGTTGCTTTGTCCTTCAGGCTGGGCCGGCGGAAATCACCGGCTACATCGTCAGCCATCCCTGGCACTTCAAGCAGCCACCGGCGCTCAATGTCCTATTGGAACGGCTGCCAGACCCTGCGTCCACCTTCCATGTGCACGATATCGCGCTGTTGCCGGAGGCGCGCGGCAATGGCGTAGCTTCGCATGTGGTGCGCAAACTTATCACCCACGCAAAAGAAGCGGGCTTTCCTAACATCTCACTGGTGGCCGTAAATTACTCAACGGCGTTCTGGGAGAGGCATGGCTTCCGCACGCTTGAAGACGACGCCCTCAACAAGAAGCTCGCTACCTACGACGAACACGCAAAGTACATGGTCCTTGGGCTAGTATGA
- a CDS encoding DUF736 domain-containing protein gives MASIGSFKKVGNDFQGEIVTLSLQARGVRIVPEANRSNENAPSHRVYVGRAEIGAAWSKRSEEGRDYLSLKLDDPSFNAPIYANLFDDEAGEGYTLLWSRPRKTGE, from the coding sequence ATGGCTAGCATCGGTTCTTTCAAAAAGGTCGGCAACGATTTCCAGGGTGAGATCGTCACGCTGAGTCTGCAGGCCAGGGGCGTCCGCATCGTCCCTGAGGCCAACCGCTCAAACGAGAACGCTCCCAGCCACCGCGTCTATGTGGGCCGGGCGGAAATCGGGGCAGCCTGGTCCAAGCGCTCCGAGGAAGGCCGCGACTACCTCTCGCTCAAGCTCGATGACCCTTCGTTCAACGCGCCCATCTACGCGAACCTGTTCGACGATGAAGCCGGCGAAGGCTACACGCTGCTCTGGTCACGGCCGCGCAAGACCGGCGAGTAA
- a CDS encoding PDR/VanB family oxidoreductase translates to MAKPMERISARLRATRDLTPDVRLFEIEPDRPLGKVTPGGHIDVLVPTDGRPQLRSYSLVGPCADGLYRIAVKRLASSRGGSVGMWCLKVGERLTIFEPRNSFELSYGRPDYLLLAGGIGITPIYTMALALNQANANFRLLYAARSRRDLALADELTTYLGERLQLFVGEEGQRIDIRGEIAQLDARGELYVCGPFGMLEAAKQLWNQAGRPATHLRYESFGNTGGFADAPFKIRVPRLGLEIDVPAHRSMLEALEDAGVGMIFGCRRGECGLCVLPILEASAEVDHRDVFFSSEERAMNSKVCTCVSRAASGCVTIDTPDRTPD, encoded by the coding sequence ATGGCCAAGCCGATGGAACGGATTAGTGCACGCCTTCGCGCCACTCGCGATCTCACTCCTGACGTCCGTCTTTTCGAGATCGAGCCCGACCGCCCGTTGGGCAAGGTAACGCCGGGCGGTCACATCGACGTCCTTGTACCGACCGATGGGCGGCCGCAGCTTCGCAGCTATTCGTTGGTGGGACCTTGTGCGGACGGACTGTACCGCATCGCCGTCAAGCGGCTCGCATCGAGCCGGGGCGGGTCTGTGGGCATGTGGTGCCTCAAGGTGGGCGAACGACTCACGATTTTCGAGCCCAGAAACAGCTTCGAATTAAGCTACGGCCGGCCGGACTACCTGCTGCTGGCCGGCGGCATCGGCATCACGCCGATCTACACGATGGCGCTAGCACTGAATCAAGCTAACGCGAATTTTCGCTTGCTTTATGCCGCACGCAGCCGTCGCGACCTCGCGCTTGCGGACGAGCTGACCACTTACCTCGGCGAACGGCTTCAGCTTTTCGTCGGTGAAGAAGGACAGCGGATCGACATCCGCGGCGAGATCGCCCAACTTGATGCGCGTGGTGAGCTCTACGTGTGTGGCCCGTTCGGCATGTTGGAGGCGGCCAAACAGCTTTGGAACCAAGCGGGCAGGCCCGCGACGCACCTCCGCTACGAGTCGTTCGGCAATACCGGTGGTTTCGCGGACGCCCCGTTCAAGATCAGGGTTCCCCGATTGGGCCTGGAAATTGACGTCCCTGCCCATCGTTCCATGCTGGAGGCGCTTGAAGATGCCGGTGTCGGCATGATCTTCGGTTGCCGGCGCGGAGAATGCGGTCTTTGCGTGCTGCCGATCCTCGAGGCGTCGGCTGAGGTCGATCATCGTGACGTGTTCTTCAGCAGTGAAGAGCGAGCGATGAACAGCAAAGTCTGCACCTGCGTGTCGCGCGCGGCGAGCGGTTGTGTAACGATCGATACGCCTGATCGAACGCCAGACTAG
- a CDS encoding VirK family protein, which translates to MQFCGRRLSILLSLLLTASVSTIVKADGPSPKYTDVLNALQAGKDVKVILDLSRCTTADGDKPGPAVQGGLTINAFRVSVQNGISFANAHQTLDSSGHPVTEYIRHSLSREGKLTVRASKLAAGAAEVVNQGEFVCELPDGAKFVW; encoded by the coding sequence ATGCAGTTCTGTGGCAGACGCCTGTCGATCTTGTTATCCTTGCTTTTGACTGCAAGCGTAAGCACGATCGTCAAGGCTGACGGGCCCTCGCCGAAATATACGGACGTGCTCAATGCCCTGCAGGCGGGCAAGGATGTGAAGGTCATACTAGATCTCAGTCGCTGTACCACCGCCGATGGCGACAAGCCCGGGCCGGCCGTGCAGGGCGGGCTGACTATCAACGCCTTCAGGGTGAGCGTCCAGAACGGCATCAGCTTCGCCAATGCGCATCAAACCTTGGACAGCTCGGGACACCCCGTTACGGAATACATCCGCCACAGCCTCAGTCGTGAAGGCAAGCTCACGGTGAGGGCCTCCAAGCTGGCCGCTGGTGCGGCCGAAGTCGTGAACCAAGGTGAATTCGTGTGCGAGCTGCCGGACGGGGCGAAGTTCGTCTGGTAA